One window of the Anopheles cruzii chromosome 2, idAnoCruzAS_RS32_06, whole genome shotgun sequence genome contains the following:
- the LOC128278713 gene encoding protein timeless homolog — protein MADYVTTIDAMSATLGYGDINEYHADPEAIQGLKLLVWILKNDKADHEYRRYIGEKQLVQTDLIPSLVHGFQKPEIADVLLRLLVNLTFSTELLYKGSYPKDASEQKKVLQLMEIAEQYKEAFAVKAVWSMLGEKMQQILRIDFSERSEAQSVTVERILILTRNVLQVPANVEREQQLDDDASLHDRLLWSLHQTCTIDTVLYVLGSPLEQQYFMHSLEIMSLVYREQQPAALADATLQRRTAEKKEDEMKLIQALHPATKTTKQLPAARHSRFRGTYTFGNLKSVSDNDYISHQSLNKIMNADLGIDKQRIKKSFRQMKQPDEVERKSILSVRMCLREYCVEVLCLFNNIVKQARRYLSQFENTGSEFHDDTYLLWAVRFFMEFNRHNGLNIELVSEALSMTTFHWIITRIEGYSDLIVTDKTRKRVWSKRLHNAIQTYDEMISNLRALSGRSDPDAKELLAVLQHNIFYAVEYRETVIQLLCNFNETYQTRSFLRVVIEVANRFFSLLEKFCNGTIRVQERAKAKRQPNRRTAATASDAPHKTQEDLEDEWLTMAPKVAAILPHIQDSPESLPTPFDAASSVPIDEQRGSCMIRIHGLLRDEKYEDAVKLMYAARSVWTTGEHCFGSSQSTPDENLMLLKEIFMANIADGMGLPFDTMADYVTTIDAMSATLGYGDINEYHADPEAIQGLKLLVWILKNDKADHEYRRYIGEKQLVQTDLIPSLVHGFQKPEIADVLLRLLVNLTFPTELLYKGSYPKDGHPTVSSVCFDRKYSKQSDDASEPAAFAKCLQKVSPKESGKYCKSFLRVVIEVANRFFSLLEKFCNGTIRVQERAKAKRQPNRRTAATASDAPHKTQEDLEDEWLTMAPKVAAILPHIQDSPESLPTPFDAASSVPIDEQRGSCMIRIHGLLRDEKYEDAVKLMYAAR, from the exons ATGGCTGACTATGTAACCACCATCGATGCCATGTCCGCGACGCTGGGCTATGGCGACATCAACGAATATCACGCCGACCCGGAAGCGATACAGGGTTTGAAGCTGTTGGTTTGGATCTTGAAAAACGACAAAGCAGACCACGAGTACCGGCGTTACATCGGAGAAAAGCAGCTCGTGCAAACGGACCTGATTCCGTCGCTAGTGCACGGGTTCCAGAAACCGGAAATTGCCGATGTGTTGCTGCGTCTGCTCGTAAACTTGACCTTCTCGACGGAGCTGCTTTACAAGGGAAGCTACCCAAAAGACGCAtcggagcagaaaaaagtgtTACAACTGATGGAAATAGCGGAACAGTACAAGGAAGCGTTTGCCGTAAAGGCTGTGTGGTCGATGCTGGgagaaaaaatgcaacaaatctTACGCATC GACTTTTCGGAGCGCAGCGAAGCGCAATCGGTCACCGTAGAACGTATCCTAATCCTTACACGAAACGTGCTGCAAGTACCGGCTAACGTAGAAAGAGAACAGCAGCTAGATGACGATGCCAGTCTGCACGATCGTTTGCTGTGGTCTCTGCACCAAACCTGCACCATCGACACGGTCCTGTACGTCCTGGGATCACCTCTAGAGCAACAATATTTCATGCATTCGCTGGAGATCATGAGCCTTGTCTATCGCGAACAGCAGCCAGCGGCTCTGGCCGATGCCACACTACAGCGCAGGACGgccgaaaagaaggaagacGAAATGAAGCTCATCCAAGCGCTGCACCCGGCGACGAAAACGACTAAGCAACTGCCAGCGGCACGCCATTCCCGCTTCCGGGGGACGTACACGTTTGGCAACCTCAAATCGGTATCGGACAATGACTACATATCGCACCAATCGTTGAACAAAATCATGAATGCGGACCTGGGCATAGACAAGCAACGAATTAAGAAGTCGTTCCGTCAAATGAAGCAGCCGGACGAGGTTGAGAGGAAAAGTATTTTGTCCGTTAGGATGTGTTTGCGGGAGTATTGCGTGGAAGTTCTATGTCTGTTCAATAACATTGTGAAGCAAGCGAGGCGCTACTTGAGCCAGTTCGAAAATACCGGATCGGAATTCCACGACGATACGTACCTGCTGTGGGCGGTACGATTTTTCATGGAATTCAACCGCCATAACGGACTAAACATCGAACTAGTGAG CGAGGCGCTGAGCATGACCACGTTTCATTGGATCATCACGAGAATCGAGGGCTACAGCGATCTGATCGTTACCGACAAAACTCGCAAACGCGTATGGTCCAAGCGCTTGCACAATGCAATACAG ACCTACGATGAGATGATAAGCAATTTGCGTGCACTCAGCGGGCGGTCCGATCCGGATGCAAAGGAACTCCTCGCCGTGCTGCAGCATAACATTTTCTATGCCGTTGAGTATCGGGAAACTGTCATTCAATTGCTTTGTAATTTCAACGAAACGTATCAAACAAG GAGTTTTTTACGGGTGGTCATAGAGGTGGCCAATCGCTTCTTTTCTTTGCTCGAAAAGTTTTGTAACGGAACCATCCGCGTGCAGGAACGTGCCAAAGCCAAGCGACAGCCAAATCGCcgcaccgctgccaccgcatCGGATGCACCGCACAAGACACAG GAAGACCTCGAGGACGAATGGTTAACGATGGCACCGAAAGTAGCGGCAATTCTGCCACACATTCAAGACTCGCCGGAATCACTACCAACGCCATTCGATGCGGCGTCCTCCGTTCCCATCGATGAACAGAG GGGAAGCTGCATGATACGTATTCACGGGCTGCTCCGGGACGAGAAGTATGAGGACGCGGTGAAGCTAATGTACGCGGCACG TTCCGTCTGGACCACTGGGGAACACTGCTTTGGGTCGTCGCAATCGACCCCGGATGAGAACCTAATGCTTTTGAAGGAAATTTTTATGGCCAATATAGCGGACGGTATG GGATTGCCATTCGACACGATGGCTGACTATGTAACCACCATCGATGCCATGTCCGCGACGCTGGGCTATGGCGACATCAACGAATATCACGCCGACCCGGAAGCCATACAGGGTTTGAAGCTGTTGGTTTGGATCTTGAAAAACGACAAAGCAGACCACGAGTACCGGCGTTACATCGGAGAAAAGCAGCTCGTGCAAACGGACCTGATTCCGTCGCTAGTGCACGGGTTCCAGAAACCGGAAATTGCCGATGTGTTGCTGCGTCTGCTCGTAAACTTGACCTTCCCGACGGAGCTGCTTTACAAGGGAAGCTACCCAAAAGACGGCCATCcaactgtcagttcggtttgttttgatcgcaAGTATTCCAAGCAAAGTGATGACGCCTCAGAGCCAGCCGCA TTCGCCAAATGTCTGCAGAAGGTATCTCCGAAAGAATCTGGTAAGTATTGCAA GAGTTTTTTACGGGTGGTCATAGAGGTGGCCAATCGCTTCTTTTCTTTGCTCGAAAAGTTTTGTAACGGAACCATCCGCGTGCAGGAACGTGCCAAAGCCAAGCGACAGCCAAATCGCcgcaccgctgccaccgcatCGGATGCACCGCACAAGACACAG GAAGACCTCGAGGACGAATGGTTAACGATGGCACCGAAAGTAGCGGCAATTCTGCCACACATTCAAGACTCGCCGGAATCACTACCAACGCCATTCGATGCGGCGTCCTCCGTTCCCATCGATGAACAGAG GGGAAGCTGCATGATACGTATTCACGGGCTGCTCCGGGACGAGAAGTATGAGGACGCGGTGAAGCTAATGTACGCGGCACGGTAA
- the LOC128278714 gene encoding protein argonaute-2 produces MGRKKGKNTGPEESNPDKSQQDPQKQQQQGGATQPKEQQQAGPSQPKEQKQQKQQSGPNQPKEQQQVGPSQPKEQKEHKQQKQQGGPNQPKEQKQQKQQGGPNQPKEQKQQKQQGGPSQPKEQQQGGQSQYHQGQQSQGPWNQPGQQQHQGQRPQGPWNQPGQQPQGPWNQPGQQPQGPWNQPGPQQHQGQRPPGPWNQPGQQPQGPFNQPGPQQHQGQRPPGPWNQPGQQPQGTPGQQPQGPFNQPGPQQHQGQRPPGPWNQPGQQPQGPWNQPGQQPPGPWNQPGQQPQGPWNQPGQQSQGAWNQPGQQSQGPWNQPGQQQQQQQQGSQGPLSQTGQPQSSPRAPPEKKGKPGGGDSPAGRTPSVASTKSSSSGDGVLPSLPEDLSNMQVSKQKVHRTNLRPVLYRSGAHGKRGKPVTVEVNFFRMLIDKLKGIAFHYDVTIEPDRPKKFFRPVFAQFCQETYPNVRFAFDGQKSAYTAHKVDDSRATVTFHPSDRGKEMQFKVTVKLAATVDLGSLRDYMQSNIGSMDKPMAAIQCLDVVLRCAYEGNDRFVRFKRSVYEVPRNRIDLGKGHELWYGLFQSAILGSKPYVNVDVSHKAFPSSGPLVDIFASFNRGNLDTNRPLDGWLVKELHDYVRGMDILYRSPNGTEKRMRCNGLRDAANAQQFTLDDGTKLTVADYFSRKLNYKLRYPSLPVVHVGSSVRNVFVPPELCQVPPGQALNKTHPDECTAKIIRFAATSVQERKEKIMRLSTSIAYNNSPTLIDFGVGVGKEFEKLSARIIDPPTVVYAGNDQVRPTRGVWRAEGKRFTEPSSTVAKKTLCWRILNLDGYTNETMVKEFGEQIYNHARKCDVQLEPFSMQTTFVLVRNPRDAVRDLSQLLSNIKKDQPAITIVIIPSRGDVYAKVKQKAELASERIGLLTQCIKDQTVKYKRTDGSTINNILLKINAKTNGSNHRLTPETQPPLAKGRVMYIGADVTHPTGDDIPSVVGVTSVYDLHGFRYNCSVRLQGPRDEMIRDLENIVHRHVQLYQKYNGNLPERIMYYRDGVSDGQFAEILTIEMQAIHAALARIGANFKPPVTFIVVQKRHHTRFFPVGNCPTEGKNGNVPPGTVVDRDITAPNRFEFYLVSHAAVQGVAKPTKYVVLYDDSKCDPDQLQAMTLNLCYMFARCNRAVSYPAPTYYAHHAAFRGRVYLKNRRINMNDLEAAYRDIQISAEVHEKNPMFFV; encoded by the exons ATGGGTcgcaaaaagggaaagaatACGG GTCCAGAGGAATCGAATCCTGATAAAAGTCAGCAAGATCCgcagaagcaacagcagcaagggGGGGCGACTCAACCCAAGGAACAACAGCAAGCGGGGCCGAGCCAACCGAAGGAACAGAAGCAACAGAAGCAGCAAAGTGGTCCGAATCAACCCAAGGAACAACAGCAAGTGGGGCCGAGCCAACCGAAGGAACAGAAGGAACATAAGCAACAGAAGCAGCAAGGTGGTCCGAATCAACCGAAGGAACAAAAGCAACAGAAGCAGCAAGGTGGGCCAAATCAACCGAAGGAACAAAAGCAACAGAAGCAGCAAGGTGGGCCGAGTCAACCGAAGGAACAGCAGCAAGGTGGCCAAAGCCAGTACCATCAAGGACAACAGTCTCAGGGACCGTGGAACCAGCCaggacagcaacaacatcaaggTCAACGCCCTCAGGGACCGTGGAACCAGCCAGGACAACAGCCTCAGGGACCGTGGAACCAGCCAGGACAACAGCCTCAGGGACCGTGGAACCAGCCAGGACCGCAACAACATCAAGGTCAACGCCCTCCAGGACCGTGGAACCAGCCAGGACAACAGCCTCAAGGACCGTTTAACCAGCCAGGACCGCAACAACATCAAGGTCAACGCCCTCCAGGACCGTGGAACCAGCCAGGACAACAGCCTCAAGGGACC CCAGGACAACAGCCTCAAGGACCGTTTAACCAACCAGGACCGCAACAACATCAAGGTCAACGCCCTCCAGGACCGTGGAACCAGCCAGGGCAACAGCCTCAGGGACCGTGGAACCAGCCAGGACAACAGCCTCCAGGACCGTGGAACCAGCCAGGACAACAGCCTCAAGGACCGTGGAACCAGCCAGGACAACAGTCTCAAGGAGCATGGAACCAACCGGGACAACAGTCTCAGGGACCGTGGAACCAGCCaggacagcagcaacaacaacaacaacaagggTCCCAGGGACCATTGTCCCAAACCGGGCAGCCACAATCTTCCCCCAGAGCACCACCAGAGAAGAAGGGAAAACCTGGTGGCGGCGATTCTCCTGCAGGTCGCACACCCTCGGTCGCTTCGACGAAATCTTCGTCCTCGGGTGATGGTGTTCTTCCGTCGCTTCCGGAAGATCTGAGCAACATGCAAGTGAGCAAGCAAAAGGTACACCGAACGAATCTGCGTCCGGTGCTGTACCGCAGCGGAGCGCACGGCAAGAGGGGTaaaccggtgacggtggagGTCAATTTCTTCCGCATGCTGATCGACAAACTCAAGGGAATAGCTTTCCACTATGACGTAACGATCGAGCCGGATCGTCCGAAAAAATTCTTCCGTCCAGTGTTTGCACAGTTCTGCCAAGAAACGTACCCGAACGTGCGCTTCGCCTTTGATGGACAGAAAAGTGCCTACACTGCTCACAAGGTTGACGATAGCCGAGCGACGGTTACGTTCCATCCCTCGGACAGGGGTAAAGAAATGCAGTTTAAGGTAACGGTAAAATTGGCAGCGACAGTGGATCTGGGATCGTTGAGAGA CTATATGCAGTCGAATATCGGAAGCATGGATAAACCGATGGCCGCCATCCAGTGCCTGGACgtggtgctgcgctgcgcaTACGAGGGTAACGATCGGTTCGTGCGG TTCAAACGTAGCGTTTACGAGGTGCCTAGAAATCGCATCGACCTCGGCAAAGGACACGAACTCTGGTACGGGCTGTTCCAGTCGGCCATCCTCGGCTCCAAACCGTATGTGAACGTGGACGTGTCGCATAAGGCTTTCCCCTCTAGTGGTCCGCTGGTCGACATTTTCGCCAGCTTCAACCGAGGAAACCTGGACACAAACCGCCCGCttgatggttggttggtgaagGAACTGCACGACTACGTCCGCGGTATGGACATTCTGTACCGCAGCCCGAATGGCACAGAAAAACGAATGCGATGCAATGGGTTGCGTGACGCTGCCAATGCGCAACAATTCACGCTCGACGATGGCACCAAATTGACCGTGGCCGATTACTTTAGTAGAAAGTTAAACTATAAGCTGCGCTATCCATCGCTGCCTGTTGTCCACGTCGGTAGTTCGGTACGCAACGTTTTCGTTCCCCCCGAGCTGTGCCAGGTTCCGCCTGGCCAGGCCCTGAACAAAACCCACCCTGACGAGTGCACGGCAAAGATAATAAGGTTTGCTGCAACCAGCGTGCAGGAGCGGAAGGAAAAGATTATGCGGTTGAGCACCAGCATCGCGTACAACAACTCGCCCACACTGATCGACTTCGGCGTGGGGGTGGGCAAGGAGTTTGAGAAACTGTCGGCCCGCATCATCGACCCACCGACGGTCGTGTACGCGGGCAATGACCAGGTACGCCCCACTCGCGGGGTTTGGCGCGCCGAGGGCAAGAGATTTACCGAGCCCAGTTCGACAGTTGCCAAGAAGACGCTCTGCTGGCGCATCCTGAATCTCGATGGATACACCAACGAGACCATGGTGAAGGAGTTCGGGGAACAGATCTACAACCACGCGCGCAAGTGCGACGTGCAACTTGAACCGTTCAGCATGCAGACGACCTTCGTGTTGGTGCGCAACCCCCGTGACGCTGTGCGCGATTTGTCACAGCTGCTGTCGAACATTAAAAAGGATCAGCCCGCCATCACGATCGTGATCATACCGTCACGCGGTGATGTTTACGCcaaagtaaagcaaaaggctGAGCTGGCCAGCGAACGTATCGGACTGCTGACGCAGTGTATTAAAGATCAAACGGTGAAGTACAAGCGCACCGATGGCAGCACGATCAACAACATACTGCTGAAG ATTAATGCCAAAACGAACGGCAGCAATCATCGGTTGACGCCAGAGACGCAGCCACCGTTGGCCAAAGGCAGAGTCATGTACATCGGGGCCGATGTGACGCATCCGACCGGCGACGATATTCCGAGTGTGGTCGGTGTGACGTCCGTGTACGATCTGCACGGTTTCCGGTACAATTGTAGCGTGCGGCTTCAGGGGCCGCGCGACGAAATGATTCGCGATCTCGAGAACATCGTGCACCGCCACGTTCAGTTGTACCAAAAGTACAACGGCAACCTCCCGGAACGAATCATGTACTACCGGGACGGTGTTTCGGATGGGCAGTTTGCGGAAATTCTAACGATCGAAATGCAGGCCATCCACGCGGCCCTCGCGCGTATCGGAGCGAACTTCAAACCGCCCGTCACGTTCATCGTGGTGCAGAAGCGCCACCATACGCGCTTCTTCCCGGTGGGCAACTGTCCAACGGAGGGCAAAAACGGCAACGTTCCACCGGGCACGGTGGTTGATCGCGATATTACGGCGCCGAATCGGTTCGAGTTTTATCTCGTGAGCCACGCGGCCGTCCAGGGTGTGGCCAAACCGACCAAGTACGTGGTGCTGTACGACGACTCGAAGTGCGATCCGGATCAGCTGCAAGCGATGACGCTCAATCTCTGCTACATGTTCGCGCGCTGCAATCGAGCCGTCTCCTATCCGGCACCGACGTACTACGCCCACCACGCCGCATTCCGCGGTCGTGTTTACCTGAAAAA TCGCCGCATCAACATGAATGACTTGGAAGCCGCCTACAGGGACATTCAAATTTCCGCAGAAGTCCACGAAAAGAATCCCATGTTTTTTGTCTAA
- the LOC128268412 gene encoding proton-associated sugar transporter A-like yields the protein MYGTYDDQQHGGRFSEDEVLQSMLRRRHWYAKQDPQRGYHHSFRAKSRWELMRLSLLIVGIECTYATETALVAPILLSIGLPHTLMTMIWATPSIVGLLFAPVIASISDRLRSHWGRRRPVLLVLGLSMLTGMLILPNGRQVARWLGLGGIGWLALITTVGLVMCDFSAETSNGLCRTYAMEVCTIRDQARVLSIMVLTGGVGATMGALFGAIDWNTLGVGGYPGGSDAAVFGANWIVVLVGLLVTLSSFAEIPLPVQETDPLLRPVTQKMLLDEVRRLNEKEALQIMSDEPLEPPGGFREFLRNVLHMPRSMKILCLTQWLSHMSYLTYCLYYTDFVASTVYEGDVRAVFGSPASNRYAEGIRFACLGMALCSFTSSVYSTQIERLIERFSARPVYVVGLLVHSLGMLLMGLFPQKLVVFLCCSLTGIMYATIYSIPFLLISHYHSKNCFNEIDGRYVESGEKRGFGVDVSLMSSMMCLAQLAISMSMGAIIDAVGSSMVITFISSGFMILASFSASCVLFIGL from the exons ATGTACGGTACGTACGACGATCAGCAGCATGGCGGCCGGTTTTCCGAGGACGAAGTGCTGCAGAGCATGCTCCGACGGCGGCACTGGTACGCGAAGCAGGACCCACAGCGGGGCTACCACCACTCGTTTAG GGCCAAGTCCCGCTGGGAGTTGATGCGGCTGTCACTGCTGATCGTCGGCATCGAGTGTACGTACGCAACGGAGACGGCGCTCGTCGCCCCGATCCTGCTTTCGATTGGCCTGCCGCACacgctgatgacgatgatctgGGCAACGCCGTCGATCGTCGGACTGCTGTTCGCACCGGTCATCGCGTCCATCAGCGATCGGTTGCGCTCGCACTGGGGACGCCGCCGGCCAGTGTTGCTCGTCCTCGGGCTGTCGATGCTGACCGGGATGCTGATCCTGCCGAACGGGAGGCAAGTGGCCAGGTGGCTCGGACTGGGCGGCATCGGGTGGCTGGCCCTGATCACCACCGTCGGTCTGGTGATGTGTGACTTCTCGGCCGAAACGAGTAACGGACTGTGCCGGACATACGCGATGGAAGTGTGCACCATCCGCGATCAGGCGCGTGTCCTTAGCATCATGGTGCTGACCGGGGGCGTCGGTGCCACGATGGGTGCGCTGTTCGGAGCGATCGACTGGAACacgctcggtgtcggtgggtACCCCGGCGGGAGCGATGCGGCCGTCTTCGGGGCCAACTGGatcgtggtgttggtggggctGCTGGTTACGCTAAGCAGCTTCGCCGAGattccgctgccggtgcagGAGACCGACCCGCTGCTCCGGCCCGTCACCCAGAAGATGCTGCTCGACGAGGTGCGCCGATTGAACGAGAAAGAAGCGCTGCAAATTATGAGTGACGAACCGCTAGAGCCGCCCGGTGGCTTCCGGGAGTTCCTTCGGAATGTCCTCCACATGCCGAGATCGATGAAGATCCTCTGCCTCACGCAGTGGCTCAGTCACATGAGCTACCTGACTTACTGTCTGTACTACACCGACTTCGTCGCATCCACCGTCTACGAGGGCGACGTACGG GCTGTTTTCGGGTCGCCCGCATCGAACCGGTACGCCGAGGGCATTCGCTTCGCCTGCCTCGGGATGGCTCTCTGCTCGTTCACTTCCTCCGTCTACTCGACGCAAATCGAGCGGCTGATAGAACGGTTCAGTGCCCGCCCGGTTTACGTCGTCGGGCTGCTGGTACACAGCCTCGGTATGCTGCTGATGGGGTTGTTCCCGCAGAAGTTGGTCGTCTTTCTGTGCTGCTCCCTGACCGGGATCATGTACGCCACCATCTACTCGATTCCGTTTTTGCTGATCTCGCACTATCACTCGAAAAACTGT TTCAACGAAATCGATGGCCGGTATGTGGAAAGTGGCGAGAAACGTGGTTTCGGTGTGGATGTGTCGTTGATGAGCAGCATGATGTGCCTTGCGCAG TTGGCCATCTCCATGTCCATGGGAGCCATCATTGACGCCGTAGGATCGTCGATGGTCATCACGTTTATATCGTCCGGCTTCATGATACTGGCGTCGTTCTCCGCGTCCTGTGTGTTGTTTATTGGACTCTAG
- the LOC128278715 gene encoding proton-associated sugar transporter A-like translates to MGADQVDNGGAGGGGAVPVVPYTNGGAHHPTDEQIMDGMLQQRYLHAKKLDRDYSHLFRSKTTVQLIRLSAVIVGIEFLYAAETAFVTPILLGIGLSHTFMTMIWAFSPVLGFFCAPMIASLSDTIRLQWGRRRPVLVGLGAAMMVGLWILPQGRAIGVFFGDPDVPVDQMQGFRWAIPVTIVGLVLTDFDAETSNGIARAYFMDMCTPNDQARVLTTAMFIGGLGGTAGYVLGAIDWSRTNLSVLGSNEATVFVMVFCVVGIGLLVTVTSYREVPLPLLETDPLLQPISASAFETEKARQLAVYSISRDVTDSPVKQQHPDGSPALDGELTDRPLQLRDFLRNIVRMPRSLFILYATQFFSQLGYLSYCLYFTDFVGAEVFGGDAAAPVGSPELALYEEGVRYGCWGMAVFAICSASYSVVIERLIQRFGGRPVYMGGLLLFSLGMLLMGLFREKFVIFITCPTVGIMYATMYSIPYLLVSQYHSKNSFAMKDGKCVKNTTKRGFGADVSLMSNMLFLAQLIISLAIGSIIDAVESNVVVIFSASIFSLVAALSASQVLYMDL, encoded by the exons ATGGGTGCCGACCAGGTGGACaacggtggtgctggtggtggtggtgccgtgccggtggtgccgtaCACGAATGGCGGGGCGCACCACCCAACCGACGAGCAGATCATGGACGGGATGCTGCAACAGCGGTACCTGCACGCAAAAAAGCTTGACCGAGACTATTCGCATCTGTTCAG GAGCAAAACCACCGTGCAGCTGATACGACTGTCGGCGGTCATCGTGGGCATCGAGTTCCTGTATGCGGCCGAGACGGCGTTCGTTACACCGATCCTGCTCGGGATCGGCCTCTCGCACACCTTCATGACGATGATCTGGGCGTTCTCGCCGGTGCTGGGGTTCTTTTGCGCGCCGATGATCGCGTCACTGAGCGACACCATCCGGTTGCAGTGGGGCCGGCGACGGCCGGTGCTGGTTGGTCTGGGCGCCGCCATGATGGTCGGCCTGTGGATCCTGCCGCAGGGCCGCGCGATCGGCGTGTTCTTCGGCGACCCGGACGTGCCGGTCGACCAGATGCAGGGCTTCCGGTGGGCCATCCCCGTCACGATCGTCGGCTTGGTGCTGACCGACTTCGACGCGGAAACGAGCAACGGGATCGCGCGCGCCTACTTCATGGACATGTGCACGCCGA ACGATCAGGCGCGTGTGCTGACGACGGCGATGTTTATCGGCGGGCTCGGCGGAACGGCCGGCTATGTTCTGGGGGCCATCGACTGGAGCCGGACGAACCTGAGCGTGCTCGGTAGCAACGAGGCGACCGTGTTCGTGATGGTGTTTTGCGTGGTCGGCATTGGGCTGCTGGTCACCGTCACGAGCTACCGGGAGGttccgctgccgttgctggaGACCGATCCCCTACTGCAACCGATCAGCGCCAGCGCGTTCGAGACCGAGAAGGCCCGCCAGCTGGCGGTGTACAGCATCTCCAGGGACGTCACGGATTCCCcggtgaagcagcagcaccctgACGGGTCGCCAGCCCTGGACGGCGAGCTTACCGACCGGCCGCTGCAACTGCGGGACTTCCTGCGCAACATCGTGCGCATGCCGCGCAGTCTGTTTATCCTGTACGCGACACAGTTCTTCTCGCAGCTCGGTTACCTCAGCTACTGTCTGTACTTTACCGACTTTGTCGGCGCGGAAGTGTTCGGGGGCGATGCGGCCGCCCCGGTTGGCTCGCCGGAGTTGGCTCTCTACGAGGAGGGTGTCCGCTACGGGTGCTGGGGAATGGCAGTATTTGCCATCTGTAGCGCCTCCTACTCGGTCGTCATCGAGCGGCTCATCCAGCGATTCGG TGGGCGACCGGTGTACATGGgtggcctgctgctgttcaGCCTCGGCATGCTGCTGATGGGGCTCTTCCGCGAGAAGTTCGTCATCTTCATCACCTGCCCGACCGTGGGAATCATGTACGCGACGATGTATTCCATCCCGTATCTGCTTGTGTCGCAATATCACAGCAAGAATTCG TTTGCGATGAAGGACGGCAAGTGTGTCAAGAACACCACCAAACGGGGCTTCGGAGCGGATGTATCGCTTATGAGCAACATGCTGTTCCTGGCGCAG CTCATCATCTCGTTAGCCATCGGCAGCATCATTGATGCGGTCGAGTCGAACGTGGTGGTCATCTTTTCTGCCAGCATCTTCTCCCTGGTCGCCGCCCTGTCGGCGTCGCAGGTACTGTACATGGACCTGTGA